The following proteins are co-located in the Lepisosteus oculatus isolate fLepOcu1 chromosome 9, fLepOcu1.hap2, whole genome shotgun sequence genome:
- the nog3 gene encoding noggin-3, which yields MHHSQYFIAMYVLVLSLGLTIEEGMCQHYYHLRPIPSDNLPIVELIEHPDPVFDPKERDLNETELRSILGSNFDSHYMSVSPPEDKYTGNDELADLELRQKPTGAMPKEIKSMEFFDFLHGKKHKPSKKLRRRLQLWLWSYAFCPVVYTWNDLGNRFWPRYVKVGSCYSKRSCSVPEGMVCKPAKSAHFTILRWRCLQRKTGQKCAWIPIQYPIISECKCSCSN from the coding sequence ATGCATCATTCACAGTATTTTATAGCTATGTATGTACTGGTTTTGTCCCTCGGTCTTACAATAGAAGAAGGAATGTGCCAACATTACTATCACCTCCGTCCCATTCCCAGTGACAATTTACCAATTGTGGAGCTTATAGAACACCCGGACCCTGTATTTGACCCTAAGGAAAGGGACCTTAACGAGACCGAACTGAGAAGTATACTGGGCAGCAACTTTGACTCTCACTATATGTCTGTATCTCCCCCAGAGGACAAATACACTGGGAACGATGAACTGGCTGATTTGGAACTTAGGCAAAAACCTACCGGGGCAATGCCTAAAGAGATCAAATCCATGGAATTTTTTGACTTTCTTCATGGCAAGAAGCACAAACCGAGTAAAAAACTTAGAAGAAGGCTGCAACTGTGGCTGTGGTCCTACGCTTTCTGCCCAGTTGTTTATACGTGGAACGACCTCGGGAACAGATTCTGGCCGCGCTATGTGAAAGTGGGTAGCTGCTACAGTAAGAGGTCTTGTTCTGTTCCAGAAGGGATGGTTTGCAAACCTGCCAAATCGGCCCATTTTACGATCTTGAGATGGAGGTGCCTGCAGCGAAAAACAGGGCAGAAATGCGCTTGGATACCAATTCAGTACCCTATTATCTCAGAATGCAAATGCTCCTGCTCGAACTGA